A DNA window from Helianthus annuus cultivar XRQ/B chromosome 15, HanXRQr2.0-SUNRISE, whole genome shotgun sequence contains the following coding sequences:
- the LOC110912611 gene encoding cyclin-D3-3: MVSKQQNVPPQNPIFAIEDALFCDEQQQDFDFGYGFGSLEVLDPEDQILKDKDSNFTHFQQHLSWEEDELYTLLTKEKHIQLGCDESLMCLRKESVDWINRVSTHYGFVALTTVLAVNYYDKFLMTASFQKDKPWMHHLVAVACLSLASKVEEIQAPLLLDLQMQGSKFVFESKTVMKMELLVLSCLEWKMNPVTPLAFFDYVMRRLGLMTRSLHYEFLRRCERILLSVINDLRFQGFLPSVMAAAIMCIVSKEIEPDNAFDYRNQLMNILNISEENVEKCSKFIMDVSNNHGSCYFQTPKRKYSSVPSSPIGVVDTYFSSDNSNNSWAIASSVSPSPEVQFKRFRPQEQQMRLTPVNRTPINPLSF; the protein is encoded by the exons ATGGTGTCAAAACAACAAAATGTGCCTCCCCAAAACCCTATCTTTGCTATTGAAGATGCCCTTTTTTGTGATGAACAACAacaagattttgattttggatatGGGTTTGGTTCATTAGAGGTTTTAGACCCAGAAGATCAAATCTTGAAGGATAAAGATTCAAACTTTACTCATTTTCAGCAACATCTTTCATGGGAAGAAGATGAGCTTTATACACTTTTAACTAAAGAGAAACATATCCAATTGGGCTGTGATGAATCTTTAATGTGTTTGAGAAAAGAATCTGTTGATTGGATTAATAGAGTCAGCACTCATTATGGCTTTGTTGCCTTGACAACTGTTCTGGCTGTTAATTATTATGATAAGTTTTTGATGACTGCTTCATTTCAGAAAGATAAGCCATGGATGCATCACTTGGTTGCTGTGGCTTGTCTTTCTTTAGCTTCTAAAGTTGAAGAGATCCAAGCTCCTCTGCTTTTGGATTTGCAA ATGCAAGGGTCAAAATTTGTGTTTGAGTCAAAGACTGTTATGAAGATGGAACTCTTGGTGTTGTCTTGTCTTGAATGGAAGATGAATCCAGTAACCCCTCTTGCGTTTTTCGATTACGTTATGCGTAGGCTCGGTTTAATGACTCGGAGTCTACATTATGAGTTTCTGCGGCGGTGTGAGCGGATTCTTTTATCTGTTATTAATG ATTTGAGGTTTCAGGGGTTTCTTCCTTCTGTGATGGCGGCTGCTATAATGTGCATTGTTAGCAAGGAGATTGAGCCGGATAATGCATTCGATTACCGAAATCAGCTTATGAATATTCTTAACATCAGTGAG GAAAACGtagaaaaatgttcaaaattcATCATGGATGTATCAAATAATCATGGAAGTTGTTATTTCCAAACTCCCAAACGGAAATACTCTTCGGTTCCCAGCAGTCCAATTGGtgtagttgatacatatttcagcAGCGATAACTCTAACAACTCGTGGGCAATTGCCTCATCGGTTTCACCATCACCCGAAGTTCAGTTCAAGAGATTCCGACCTCAAGAGCAACAAATGAGATTGACTCCAGTTAACCGAACCCCCATTAATCCGCTTTCTTTTTAA